In a single window of the Rhodanobacter sp. LX-99 genome:
- a CDS encoding biotin--protein ligase, which translates to MHGEYKMPGGKLVVIDLAVRDGRLADVRLSGDFFLEPDSALDTINRALEGQSEHADEAALAAVVRDALAADVMMYGLSPEAIAVAVRRALHRESAA; encoded by the coding sequence ATGCACGGCGAATACAAGATGCCCGGCGGCAAGCTGGTGGTGATCGACCTGGCCGTGCGCGATGGCCGTCTTGCCGACGTGCGGCTGAGTGGCGATTTCTTCCTGGAGCCGGACAGCGCGCTGGACACGATCAACCGCGCGCTGGAGGGCCAATCGGAACACGCCGACGAAGCCGCGCTCGCCGCCGTCGTGCGCGACGCGCTCGCCGCCGACGTGATGATGTATGGTCTTTCGCCGGAAGCCATCGCGGTAGCCGTGCGCCGCGCCTTGCACAGGGAATCCGCCGCATGA
- a CDS encoding SDR family oxidoreductase, which produces MTRLNGKTAVITGGATGIGRAAAERFIEEGAFVFIFGRRQEALDAAVADLGPNARAVQGSVSDEADLDRLYAAVKAERGTLDIVFANAGTGSLLALGEITAEHIDETFDTNVKGTIFTVQKALPLMGTGGSIILTGSSAGTTGAPAFGAYSASKAAVRNLAKTWAEDLKGTGIRVNVLSPGPTATELAKAAVGEEGMKAFASMNPLRRMADPSEIGAVAAFLASADSSFMTASEVAVDGGLAQI; this is translated from the coding sequence ATGACCAGACTGAATGGAAAGACCGCCGTGATCACCGGTGGCGCCACCGGCATCGGCCGCGCCGCGGCGGAGCGTTTCATCGAGGAAGGCGCGTTCGTCTTCATCTTCGGCCGCCGGCAGGAAGCGCTCGACGCCGCCGTGGCTGATCTCGGGCCCAACGCCCGCGCGGTGCAGGGCTCGGTGTCCGACGAGGCCGATCTCGACCGCCTCTACGCGGCAGTGAAGGCCGAGCGCGGCACCCTCGACATCGTCTTCGCCAATGCCGGGACGGGAAGCCTGCTTGCGCTCGGCGAGATCACCGCCGAACACATCGACGAAACGTTCGACACCAACGTGAAAGGCACGATTTTCACGGTGCAGAAAGCACTGCCGCTGATGGGCACGGGCGGTTCGATCATCCTGACCGGATCGAGCGCCGGTACCACGGGTGCCCCGGCGTTCGGCGCCTACAGCGCGAGCAAGGCAGCCGTGCGCAACCTCGCGAAGACCTGGGCGGAGGACCTGAAAGGCACCGGCATCCGCGTCAACGTACTGTCGCCCGGTCCGACGGCGACCGAACTGGCGAAGGCCGCGGTGGGCGAGGAGGGCATGAAGGCCTTCGCCTCGATGAATCCACTCCGGCGCATGGCCGATCCGTCGGAGATCGGGGCGGTCGCCGCGTTTCTCGCGTCGGCGGACAGCAGCTTCATGACCGCCAGCGAGGTCGCCGTCGACGGTGGCCTGGCGCAAATCTGA
- a CDS encoding NAD(P)-binding domain-containing protein produces the protein MSYAIIGFGAIGQALARAFARNDIEVSVASRRAPETLLPQAQAIGSTVVPRTLQEALKADVIFLAVLFEGHREVAKMLPSWQGKTVVDAMNGFEGLSTADVAKAFPGARFVKGFNHLPARTLAADPNVNGSRRVVFLSSDDQAAAAQVADLSEQLGFAPVNLGKLAEGGALVQVFDKSWAPLIFQDLFKNEPERPATAGAAS, from the coding sequence ATGAGCTACGCCATCATCGGTTTCGGCGCCATCGGCCAGGCCCTCGCCCGCGCTTTCGCCCGCAACGACATCGAAGTCTCCGTCGCCAGCCGGCGGGCGCCCGAAACCCTGCTGCCGCAGGCGCAGGCGATCGGATCCACGGTCGTTCCCCGGACGCTGCAGGAAGCGCTCAAGGCTGACGTGATTTTCCTGGCCGTTCTCTTCGAGGGGCATCGCGAGGTCGCCAAGATGCTGCCGAGCTGGCAGGGCAAGACGGTGGTGGACGCAATGAACGGTTTCGAGGGCCTGTCGACCGCCGACGTCGCCAAGGCATTCCCCGGCGCCCGCTTCGTGAAGGGCTTCAACCATCTGCCCGCGAGGACGCTGGCCGCCGATCCGAACGTCAACGGCAGCCGCCGCGTCGTGTTCCTGTCGAGTGACGACCAGGCCGCCGCAGCGCAGGTGGCGGACCTGTCCGAGCAACTGGGTTTCGCACCCGTCAATCTCGGGAAGCTCGCAGAAGGCGGCGCGCTGGTACAGGTGTTCGACAAGAGCTGGGCGCCGCTGATCTTCCAGGACCTGTTCAAGAACGAACCCGAGCGACCGGCGACCGCCGGCGCCGCATCGTAA
- a CDS encoding LysR family transcriptional regulator encodes MLDNVTINQLRAFVAVCDQGSFSGAARKLARAQSAISHAIKALESAFDVELFERNTRRAQLTAAGRSLLPDARAVISRTEEMKNRAGAISKVGVPQVSVAVDAYFPRTHLIDCLRTLQQEFPTAAINLRITTMQGGEQLVLEKLCALAVTIQNVPEVNPDAIERHWLREEEMVTVCAPSHALASAPKPVPVDEFGRHTQIVVTDNQPGAEKTQQGVAGKRQWLVNDLGAKRDLLKAGLGWGHLPRHLVSDDLASGGLVELERRAWHMGTLAFMVSQRRGHDLSACESRLVALLGGP; translated from the coding sequence GTGCTCGACAACGTCACCATCAACCAGCTGCGCGCGTTCGTTGCGGTGTGCGATCAGGGGAGCTTCTCGGGCGCGGCGCGGAAACTCGCACGCGCGCAGTCGGCCATCAGCCACGCGATCAAGGCGCTGGAAAGCGCGTTCGACGTCGAGCTGTTCGAGCGCAACACGCGCAGGGCGCAGCTCACCGCGGCGGGGCGCAGCCTGCTGCCGGATGCGCGTGCGGTCATCTCACGCACCGAGGAAATGAAGAACCGCGCCGGTGCGATCTCCAAGGTGGGGGTGCCGCAGGTGTCGGTGGCGGTGGATGCCTACTTTCCACGCACCCACCTGATCGACTGCTTGCGGACGCTGCAGCAGGAGTTCCCGACCGCCGCGATCAACCTGCGCATCACCACCATGCAGGGCGGCGAGCAGCTGGTGCTCGAAAAGCTGTGCGCCCTGGCCGTCACGATCCAGAACGTGCCGGAGGTGAACCCGGACGCCATCGAACGCCATTGGTTGCGCGAGGAGGAAATGGTGACGGTATGCGCGCCTTCCCATGCGCTCGCCTCGGCACCCAAACCCGTCCCCGTGGACGAGTTCGGTCGACACACCCAGATCGTCGTCACCGACAACCAGCCCGGCGCGGAAAAGACCCAGCAGGGCGTTGCCGGCAAGCGCCAGTGGCTGGTCAACGACCTCGGCGCCAAACGCGACCTGCTCAAGGCCGGCCTCGGCTGGGGACACTTGCCGAGGCACCTCGTCAGCGACGATCTGGCCAGCGGAGGGCTCGTCGAACTCGAGCGTCGCGCATGGCACATGGGGACGCTCGCGTTCATGGTCTCGCAGCGCCGGGGACACGACCTTTCAGCATGCGAGTCGCGGCTGGTCGCGCTGCTTGGGGGACCTTAG
- the parC gene encoding DNA topoisomerase IV subunit A produces MNLQANYEQIPLKEYAERAYLDYSMYVVLDRALPFVGDGLKPVQRRIIYAMSELGLAATAKPKKSARTIGDVIGKFHPHGDSSCYEAMVLMAQPFSYRYPLVDGQGNFGSPDDPKSFAAMRYTESKLSPIAEALLGELAQGTVDWVPNFDGTLEEPSWLPARVPHVLLNGSMGIAVGMATDIPPHNLRELATACIRLLDEPDATVAQLCEHVLGPDYPTEAEIITPRADLLAIYRTGGGSVRARAVYRREEGNIVITALPHQVSPSKILEQIAAQMRAKKLPMIEDLRDESDHENPIRLVIVPRSNRVDADETMQHLFATTDMEKSFRVNLNMIGLDGRPQVKDLKRILTEWLSFRTSTVTRRLEHRLAKVDRRLHLLEGLHTAYLNLDEVIRIVRSEDEPKPVLMARFRLSEEQTDYILETRLRQLARLEEMKINAERDQLEEERARINVLLKSPAKLKGLIKDELRADAEKFGDARRSPLVEREVAHALDESALVASEPVTVVLSQKGWARAAKGHDIDAEALNYREGDGLLAAVKARTTQQVAFIDSTGRAYSTLAHTLPSARGNGEPLTGRFSPTAGASFDAVIAGDNDTRLILATDFGYGFVTRFESLTGRNKAGKQIISLSDKAKVLAPQVSADPARDRIVVVSTEGHLLMFSVAELPELDKGKGNKLIEIPKKHLAEGERVAGVAVVSEGKGEVTLYAGQRKLTLRWADLVEYGGNRATRGGLLPRGLRRVERIETSA; encoded by the coding sequence ATGAACCTGCAAGCCAATTACGAACAGATCCCGCTGAAGGAATACGCCGAGCGGGCCTATCTCGACTATTCGATGTACGTGGTGCTGGACCGCGCGCTGCCGTTCGTGGGCGACGGACTGAAGCCGGTGCAGCGGCGCATCATCTACGCGATGAGCGAGCTGGGCCTGGCCGCCACCGCGAAGCCGAAGAAATCCGCGCGCACCATCGGCGACGTGATCGGCAAGTTCCATCCGCACGGCGACTCGTCGTGCTACGAGGCGATGGTGCTGATGGCGCAGCCGTTCTCGTACCGCTACCCGCTGGTCGACGGCCAGGGCAACTTCGGCTCGCCGGACGACCCGAAGAGCTTCGCGGCGATGCGCTACACCGAATCCAAGCTCAGCCCGATCGCCGAGGCGCTGCTCGGCGAGTTGGCCCAGGGCACGGTGGACTGGGTGCCGAACTTCGACGGCACGCTGGAGGAGCCGAGCTGGCTGCCGGCTCGCGTGCCGCACGTGCTGCTGAACGGCTCGATGGGCATCGCCGTGGGCATGGCCACCGACATCCCGCCGCACAACCTGCGCGAGCTGGCCACCGCGTGCATCCGTCTGCTGGATGAACCCGATGCCACGGTCGCCCAGCTGTGCGAGCACGTGCTGGGACCGGACTACCCGACCGAGGCGGAGATCATCACCCCGCGTGCCGACTTGCTGGCGATCTACCGGACCGGCGGCGGTTCGGTGCGTGCCCGCGCGGTGTACCGGCGCGAGGAAGGCAACATCGTGATCACCGCGCTGCCGCACCAGGTCAGCCCGTCGAAGATCCTCGAACAGATCGCCGCGCAGATGCGCGCGAAGAAGCTGCCGATGATCGAGGACCTGCGCGACGAATCCGACCACGAGAACCCGATCCGCCTAGTCATCGTGCCGCGCTCGAACCGCGTCGACGCCGACGAGACCATGCAGCACCTGTTCGCCACCACGGACATGGAGAAGAGCTTCCGCGTCAACCTCAACATGATCGGCCTGGACGGCCGGCCGCAGGTGAAGGATCTCAAGCGCATCCTCACGGAGTGGCTGAGCTTCCGCACCAGCACGGTCACCCGGCGCCTGGAGCATCGCCTGGCCAAGGTCGACCGCCGCCTGCACCTGCTCGAAGGCCTGCACACCGCCTATCTCAACCTCGACGAAGTCATCCGCATCGTGCGCAGCGAGGACGAGCCCAAGCCCGTGCTGATGGCGCGCTTCAGGCTCAGCGAGGAGCAGACCGACTACATCCTCGAAACCCGGTTGCGCCAGCTGGCACGGCTGGAGGAGATGAAGATCAATGCCGAACGCGACCAGCTCGAAGAGGAGCGCGCGCGCATCAACGTGCTGCTGAAATCGCCGGCCAAGCTGAAGGGCCTGATCAAGGACGAACTGCGCGCCGATGCCGAGAAATTCGGCGACGCCCGCCGCTCGCCGCTGGTCGAACGCGAGGTGGCGCATGCGCTGGACGAGAGCGCGCTGGTGGCCAGCGAGCCGGTCACCGTGGTGCTCTCGCAGAAGGGCTGGGCGCGCGCCGCCAAGGGCCACGACATCGACGCCGAGGCGCTGAACTACCGCGAGGGCGACGGCCTGCTCGCCGCGGTGAAGGCCCGCACGACGCAGCAGGTCGCGTTCATCGACTCCACCGGCCGCGCCTACTCCACGCTGGCGCACACCCTGCCCTCGGCGCGCGGCAACGGCGAGCCGCTGACCGGCCGCTTCAGCCCGACCGCGGGCGCCAGCTTCGACGCGGTGATCGCCGGCGACAACGACACCCGGTTGATCCTCGCCACCGACTTCGGCTACGGCTTCGTCACCCGCTTCGAATCGCTCACCGGCCGCAACAAGGCCGGCAAGCAGATCATCAGCCTCAGCGACAAGGCCAAGGTGCTGGCGCCGCAGGTCAGCGCCGACCCGGCACGCGACCGCATCGTGGTGGTCAGCACCGAAGGCCACCTGCTGATGTTCTCGGTGGCCGAGCTACCGGAGCTGGACAAGGGCAAGGGCAACAAGCTGATCGAGATCCCGAAGAAGCATCTTGCGGAAGGTGAGCGCGTGGCCGGCGTGGCCGTGGTCAGCGAAGGCAAGGGCGAGGTCACCCTGTACGCCGGCCAGCGCAAGCTGACCCTGCGCTGGGCCGACCTGGTCGAATACGGCGGCAACCGTGCCACCCGCGGCGGCCTGCTGCCGCGCGGCCTGCGCCGGGTCGAGCGGATCGAGACCAGCGCGTGA
- a CDS encoding Lrp/AsnC family transcriptional regulator produces the protein MPQISNLLSDPRNIALLQALQEDPRQPVTRLASRVGMSAPAVKERLNRLEETGVIRGYRLDLDPRALGWPVTAYVRVRPVPGQLPKIAELAQKIPQVVECHRVTGEDCFIIKVHLDALEHLDLILDRFLRHGQTTTSIVQSTPVPLRAPPLPAGVP, from the coding sequence ATGCCTCAGATTTCCAATTTGCTGTCCGATCCCCGCAATATCGCCCTGCTGCAGGCACTGCAGGAAGATCCACGCCAGCCCGTCACCCGGCTCGCCAGCCGCGTCGGCATGTCGGCACCGGCAGTGAAGGAACGCCTGAACCGGCTGGAGGAAACCGGAGTGATCCGCGGCTACCGGCTCGACCTCGACCCCAGGGCGCTGGGCTGGCCGGTCACTGCCTACGTGCGCGTGCGCCCGGTGCCCGGGCAACTGCCGAAGATCGCCGAGCTCGCGCAGAAGATCCCGCAGGTGGTCGAGTGCCACCGCGTCACCGGCGAGGACTGCTTCATCATCAAGGTGCACCTTGACGCGCTGGAACACCTGGACCTGATCCTCGACCGCTTCCTGCGCCACGGCCAGACCACCACCTCGATCGTGCAGTCCACCCCGGTACCGCTGCGCGCGCCGCCGCTGCCGGCCGGCGTGCCTTAG